A genomic region of Miscanthus floridulus cultivar M001 chromosome 3, ASM1932011v1, whole genome shotgun sequence contains the following coding sequences:
- the LOC136543362 gene encoding pumilio homolog 1-like, with product MGAQDTGLNAHGQMSPAGNLVLVPAPAPVSGGQISGAPGNAEQDLEEDAPLSQDAIKRYEHLIWVQVAYFRVCLDPTVATSGRLVQQAMQDLKNHCACDALVAHYENNPAEADTTVIRQQSTHSAGSSQVQQHYRARGFNNVIPSVNQQETVAPVMSPTLSLMDIKGKVAASCADRKWSRFVQQAIEVATPEEVVMVYKEIMPCVRTLAVDMFGNHAIQKILEHGPKSCKREIISNLIGHMLPLSHDKYSCRVIQKAFDVGEHNQKVVMAKELSSKVLKCVRDQFANHVIQKCIECLPPKDIHFILQSFCGRAKALSIHPYGCHVIQKVLTRYKDQEIYHTLTAEIMENVNKLSADKFGNYVVQQLVEHGGHSMRSTMVRNFAGRVVSMSYHKFASNVVEKSLTFGSQEDRRLIADEIVGAGGGQHFDHLVDMMINPYANFVIQKMVVTAEEQQVALLLDVASSNATSLARYPHGRHVIDSMEKFLSGAKGGVHADPARCRR from the exons ATGGGTGCACAGGATACTGGCTTGAATGCCCATGGCCAAATGAGCCCTGCTGGAAACCTTGTGCTtgttcctgctcctgctcctgtatCAGGTGGTCAGATTTCAGGTGCTCCAGGGAATGCCGAGCAAGACCTCGAAGAAGATGCACCGCTGAGCCAGGATGCCATAAAGAGATATGAACATTTGATTTGGGTCCAGGTGGCATATTTTCGTGTATGCCTCGACCCTACCGTGGCCACTTCTGGGAGACTCGTCCAGCAGGCTATGCAAGACCTGAAGAACCACTGTGCTTGTGATGCTCTGGTGGCACATTATGAGAACAATCCAGCAGAGGCTGATACTACAGTTATTCGGCAACAAAGTACTCACTCTGCTGGCTCCTCTCAAGTGCAGCAGCATTATAGAGCCAGAGGATTCAACAATGTGATTCCTTCTGTTAACCAGCAGGAAACCGTGGCTCCGGTGATGAGCCCTACCTTGAGTCTCATGGACATCAAGGGCAAAGTGGCAGCTTCCTG TGCTGATCGCAAGTGGAGCCGCTTTGTACAGCAGGCGATTGAGGTGGCAACACCTGAAGAGGTCGTTATGGTTTATAAGGAAATTATGCCTTGTGTGCGCACGCTTGCTGTTGATATGTTTGGAAATCATGCCATCCAGAAG ATTCTTGAGCATGGACCAAAGTCCTGCAAACGAGAGATCATCAGTAATCTGATTGGCCATATGTTACCCCTAAGCCATGATAAGTACAGTTGCAGGGTGATACAAAAG GCTTTTGATGTAGGGGAACACAATCAGAAGGTTGTGATGGCCAAAGAGCTCAGCAGCAAAGTGCTCAAGTGTGTTCGCGACCAGTTCGCGAACCACGTAATCCAGAAGTGCATAGAATGCCTGCCGCCGAAGGATATCCACTTCATCCTCCAAAGCTTCTGCGGCAGGGCCAAGGCACTGTCCATCCATCCTTACGGCTGCCACGTCATCCAG AAAGTGTTGACCCGTTATAAAGACCAAGAGATCTACCACACGCTGACAGCAGAGATTATGGAAAACGTTAACAAGCTGTCAGCGGATAAGTTCGGGAACTACGTGGTGCAGCAGCTGGTAGAGCACGGAGGCCACTCTATGCGGTCCACGATGGTGAGGAATTTTGCCGGGCGCGTGGTGAGCATGAGCTACCACAAGTTCGCCTCCAACGTGGTGGAGAAGTCCCTGACCTTCGGGAGCCAGGAGGACCGGCGGCTGATCGCCGACGAGATCGTCGGCGCAGGCGGTGGCCAGCACTTCGACCATCTCGTG GATATGATGATCAATCCATACGCGAACTTTGTAATCCAGAAGATGgtggtgacggcggaggagcAGCAGGTGGCGTTGCTGCTGGACGTGGCAAGTAGCAACGCGACCAGCCTGGCGAGGTACCCGCATGGAAGGCACGTCATCGATTCCATGGAGAAGTTCCTTAGCGGCGCCAAGGGTGGTGTCCACGCAGACCCTGCCCGCTGCCGCCGATGA